A window of Anomalospiza imberbis isolate Cuckoo-Finch-1a 21T00152 chromosome 4, ASM3175350v1, whole genome shotgun sequence contains these coding sequences:
- the THAP9 gene encoding DNA transposase THAP9, whose amino-acid sequence MTRSCSALGCTARDTGRSRERGISFHQFPVDAAQRREWIRAVNRVDPRSRRAWRPGPGAILCSRHFAEGDFERYGLRRKLRRGAVPSRFLPSEPPGAGRRRSRTPGRTLKQPLPSPPAGDHNYSLQGQRAAEPRPPPDAPRHQQQPPAAGTCGPAHRRRTVPSILRELAEKRQLSEEIVSLLQTQFSDLPRELHSWRQMADYSPEMRQFACLLHLYHIKAYDYLRKILPLPHPYSLTNWLSNNEAAAGFSSDIFLQLQEKVERGDQACRYCAVLVQDVSLQKQQEWDPQTKQLTGFVDLGAGILDADEAPLASEAIILMAVGISSPWTAPLGYFLVNSTSGHFLAQLLRQAIHKLNNVGIVVLAVTSGASARGAETARALGIRIDPKRIQCTFQHPPGSAHSIAYFFDVYHALLLMRNALQCFQKVEWLGDTMWWQHVVELAALGEQRVLELCGPESGRGGSKGSYRLQVNLATLLFSEGVAEALEHLQKMGLASFQSCSGTVKFVRLMSSLCDVFYGRGPYGKEPLLAGNYTKISNLFDEARSCFVNLTDSVGRYIIKSKRKLGFLSFLLNAESLKWLSSNQTCPKGTPSHHLHTHAFSLDPLEQFLRALQQACGSSSPTCSVFQAAYHKLLANCSLASGSPPSSGNGSPWDASLSQRRALTLGSIRAQYHPAPGRTLAPEYPYSAGLLLPSSALSNALTDLSLHTQSLTCTAGWVAEQLALDLQCEACFASLFEADESRLRWRSVLYIKKLGGMSLPSASVHHITSISEQVLKRYGKVGGANKNTKLWLLCLEQKVFQELLGESPLFPTLTNHLFEGELSINNHYTVLVKEITRCYLNIRTHPAQRLNLKYPCGRHKLKRLNGKHLFPSPLGSCQSS is encoded by the exons ATGACGCGGAGCTGCTCCGCGCTGGGCTGCACCGCGCGCGACACCGGGCGGAGCCGCGAGCGCGGCATCTCCTTCCACCA GTTCCCGGTGGACGCCGCGCAGCGCCGCGAGTGGATCCGCGCCGTGAACCGCGTGGACCCGCGGAGCCGCCGGGCGtggcggcccggccccggcgccaTCCTCTGCTCCCGACACTTTGCCGAAGGGGACTTCGAGCGCTACGGGCTGCGGCGGAAGCTGCGGCGGGGGGCCGTGCCCTCCCGCTTCCTCCCCTCG GAGCCGCCGGGCGCCGGCCGCAGGAGGAGCAGGACCCCCGGCCGAACGCTGAAGCAGCCGCTGCCCAGCCCGCCCGCCGGGGACCACAActacagcctgcagggacagcggGCGGCCgagccgcggccgccgccggaCGCCCCGcggcaccagcagcagccgccCGCCGCCGGGACATGCGGCCCCGCGCACCGGCGCAGGACCGTGCCGAGCATCCTCAGGGAGCTGGCGGAAAAGCGGCAGCTTTCTGAGGAAATCGTGAGTTTGCTGCAGACGCAGTTTTCAG ATTTGCCTCGAGAGTTGCACAGCTGGAGGCAGATGGCAGACTACTCACCAGAAATGAGGCAATTTGCTTGTCTTCTCCATCTCTACCATATTAAGGCCTATGATTACCTACGGAAGATTCTTCCCCTCCCTCATCCTTACAGCCTGACAAA ctgGCTGTCTAATAACGAGGCTGCTGCAGGCTTcagcagtgacatttttctCCAGCTTCAGGAAAAGGTGGAGAGAGGGGATCAGGCCTGCCGCTACTGTGCCGTGCTGGTACAGGATGTGtccctgcagaagcagcaggagtgGGACCCACAGACCAAGCAGCTGACGGGCTTTGTTGACTTGGGAGCAGGCATCCTTGACGCTGATGAAGCTCCGCTGGCGTCGGAAGCGATAATCCTCATGGCAGTCGGCATCTCGAGCCCTTGGACAGCTCCCCTTGGCTATTTCTTGGTGAACAGCACATCCGGCCACTTCCTTGCTCAGCTCCTTCGTCAGGCCATCCATAAGCTGAACAACGTTGGGATCGTGGTCCTGGCTGTGACATCGGGTGCCTCTGCTCGCGGTGCTGAGACTGCCAGAGCTTTGGGGATCAGGATAGATCCCAAAAGGATTCAGTGCACTTTCCAGCATCCACCCGGTTCTGCTCACAGCATCGCATACTTCTTTGATGTTTATCATGCCCTCCTGCTGATGAGGAATGCTCTGCAATGCTTCCAGAAGGTCGAGTGGCTCGGTGACACCATGTGGTGGCAGCATGTGGTGGAGCTGGCAGCTTTGGGCGAGCAGAGGGTGTTGGAGCTGTGCGGTCCTGAGTCAGGCAGGGGTGGGAGTAAAGGGAGTTACCGCCTGCAGGTGAACCTTGCTACCCTGCTGTTCAGCGAGGGTGTtgctgaggcactggagcaCCTCCAGAAGATGGGCCTTGCCTCGTTTCAGAGCTGCAGTGGGACTGTCAAGTTTGTGCGTCTGATGAGCTCTCTGTGCGATGTATTTTATGGCAGAGGCCCCTATGGAAAGGAGCCTTTGCTTGCTGGAAATTACACCAAAATAAGCAACCTCTTCGATGAGGCCAGGAGCTGCTTTGTCAACTTAACAGACTCTGTGGGGAGATACATTATTAAGAGCAAACGCAAACTGGGATTTCTGAGCTTCTTGCTCAACGCTGAAAGCCTCAAGTGGCTTTCCTCCAACCAAACATGTCCAAAAGGTACTCCTTCCCACCACCTCCACACACATGCCTTCAGCCTGGACCCTCTGGAGCAGTTTCTCAGGGCCCTTCAACAagcctgtggcagcagcagccccacctgctCTGTGTTCCAGGCTGCTTACCACAAACTGCTGGCCAACTGCAGCCTGGCCTCCGGCTCACCACCCAGCAGTGGCAATGGCAGCCCCTGGGATGCATCCCTGTCTCAGAGGAGAGCTCTGACTCTGGGCAGCATTCGTGCTCAGTATCACCCAGCTCCTGGGAGGACTCTGGCCCCAGAGTACCCCTACAGCGCAGGCCTGCTtttgcccagctctgccctcagcaACGCGCTGACAGATCTGTCGCTGCACACACAGAGTCTCACCTGCACTGCTGGCTGGGTGGCCGAGCAGTTGGCCTTGGACTTGCAGTGTGAGGCTTGTTTTGCCTCTCTGTTTGAGGCAGATGAGAGCAGGCTAAGATGGAGGTCAGTGCTCTACATAAAAAAGTTAGGTGGCATGAGTCTGCCCTCGGCCAGTGTGCACCACATAACAAGCATTTCAGAACAAGTCCTAAAGCGATATGGCAAAGTAGGAGGTGCCAACAAAAATACCAAGCTGTGGCTTTTGTGTCTAGAACAGAAAGTCTTCCAGGAGCTTCTGGGAGAAAGCCCCCTCTTTCCCACCCTCACAAACCATTTATTTGAGGGGGAACTGAGCATCAACAACCACTACACAGTCTTAGTAAAGGAAATAACACGGTGTTACTTAAACATCAGAACACACCCCGCCCAACGCTTGAATTTGAAATACCCTTGTGGAAGGCACAAATTGAAGAGACTGAACGGAAAGCATTTGTTTCCATCACCACTGGGTAGCTGTCAGTCAAGCTAA